TTACAGCCTGCATCGTTACGACTTGGTGCGCCCGCCCGTTTTTTTGGGGCTGAAAAACTACATAGATTTTCTGACCACTGACCCTCACGCCGGGATTGTTTCATACAACACCCTCTACTACGTGGGACTCAGCGCGCCATTTGGCGTGATTTCTGCCTTCTTGCTGGCCAGCCTGCTGAATACCCGCGTTTTCGGCCGGTCTACCTTTCGGGCGATTTTCTTCTTCCCGGCCATTGTGCCGGCTATTGTCACGGCCATGGTCTGGCGCTTTTTGCTCAACGTCCAGTGGGGAGCAATCAATGCCGCCCTGAAGGGATGGGGCTTGCCGGTCATACCTTTCCTGGCCAACCCAGGCCTGGCCAAACCCTCGCTGATCCTGATCCACATGTGGGCCCAGGGTAACGCTATGGTCATTTTCCTGGCCACTCTCCAAGATGTGCCCCGGTCGCTCTACGAGGCCGCAACGGTAGATGGCGCTAACGCCTGGCACAAGTTTTGGCACATCACCATCCCTATGTGTACGCCCGTTATCCTGTTCAATCTGGTGATGGGCTTTATCTACGGTTTCCAAAATTTTACATTGCCGTGGTTGCTCACCTCAGGTGGGCCAAATCAGGCAACCGAGTTTTTTGCCGTACACCTCTATCGCAACGCCTTCTTGTACCTGCGGATGGGTAAAGCTTCAGCAATGGCCTGGCTTCTGTTTGTTGTGATTGTCCTTTTCACGATTATCCTGTTCAAGTCGTCGGGGCGTTGGGTTTACTACGGTGGCGAATCGAGCTAGTTGAGAAAGAAGGGAATGAGTAATGGCAGTTCAAACAGAAACAGTATCGTCCAAATCTTCCGTTCCGATAGCGTATAAAAAAGGAGAGTTACAGAAGCTGGGTGTATCAGGGGTGATTGCTGAGATTGTCAAATATCTGCTGCTGTTGGCGCTGGCGGTTTGTTTTGCTTTTCCATTCTATTGGATGATGGCGTCGGCCCTTAAGGACGACCCGCAGATTTATACGGTTCCACCGATTTGGATCCCGAATCCCGCCCACTGGGAGAATTTTTGGAATGGGTGGAATGTCCGCAATTTTAATCTTTTTGCCATAAACACCATCGTTAGATTCGCCATTCCGTCAACGGTTGGCACAGTGTTCTCATCCGCCTTCATCGCCTATGGGTTCTCGCGGCTGCGTTGGCCCGGTCGGGATGTGCTCTTTTTTATCTGCATCACCACCATGATGGTCCCTTATCAGGTGGTTATGGTGCCACTCTTTATCATCTTTAAGCAGTTGGATTGGATCAATACCTACCGTCCGCTGGTGGTGCCGGCCTTCTTCGGCAGCCCTTATTTTATCTTCATGTTGCGCCAATTCTTCTTGACCATTCCCCAAGAACTATCGGATGCCGCCCGTATTGATGGCGCCAGTGAATTTGGCATTCTGTGGCACGTTATTTTGCCCCTGGCCAAACCGGCCCTGGCCGTTGTGGCCCTGTTTCAATTCATCTGGGCATGGAATGAATATCTGGGGCCGCTGATTTATATCAACCAGGAAAGGTTATTCCCCATTGCGCTTGGGCTCCAGGCGCTACAGCGAGCGCTTAACCAGTCAGGTTTCAATCCGTTGATCTATCCCCACTTAATGGCAGTGAGTACAATCATTACAATACCGATTGTGATTTTTTTCTTCCTCACCCAACGCACCTTTATCGAGGGTATTTCTCTGACCGGGTTAAAGGGATAAACTATTTCCTCATGTATCGCCATATCTACCTGATCAGAGCTTTGCCAGTTCATCCGGCAAAGCTCTAATAGTTTAATGAGGTTGTCTCAGAAAACGAGTAGAAAGAGATCAACGTGAGCGAATTTTATATAAATATCGTCCACCGGCCAGAGATGGTGCCGGAATATCTGCAAAAGGAGGCGGAAGAGGGTAAGGCGGAAGACCTCACCAGAAACACGGTCATCCAGGAATCGCTTGACATTTTCCGCACCCAGCAGCAGGTGGCCCACGATAACGGTTTGCGGACCACCATCCAGATGACCTACGCCAGCCTGTTCAACGAGGAGGCGGTGGACATTGCCAAAGAGCATCATCAAAAGTATGGTGACGAAATCGGCTCCACCTTTCTTGGTATCCAGTGTCAGGAATTTCGGAAAAAATTCAAATCCAAAGAACTGGCCGTCTGGCTCTTTTCAATGGAGGACAAAAAGAAAGTTGTGGACGAGGTGATTGGCAAGTTCTATCAAGTCTTCGGCTTTTACCCCACCTCAACCGGCTCCTATTACATGGACGCCGAACTGGTCAACTACATCAAAGAAAAGTACCCCATGATCAAGGTCGCGGTGGCCACTTGCTGGGAGGAAGGTCCCAAGGCTTATTGGAACGCCAACAACTCCTGGTACACTCTCCACGACGGCGGCCCCTGGAATCCCTGGATCCCTTCAAAGCGCAATATCCACTGCCCGGCCTCGGACGAGGATGATGACATCGGCATCGTGGCCATTCCGCACCTGTCGCGGGATCTGATGGCTGTTTTTGATGGGCCGGGTTCCTACTATGGCACTCATCCCCAAAACATCTTGCGCGGCATGGTCTACGAAGACCGCGAAATCCCGTATTTTAAAAACATCGTTGACCAATATCGCGCGATGGTGAAGTATAACCGGGGTTATGCTTACAACATGATGTTCGTGGGGCCTGGGTGGATGAGCAAGACCGGCCGCTGGGAGTCGGATTATGACTTTTTGCTCAAGAGCTACCAGGACGGGATGGCCTATTACGGGCAACTAAAAAGAGAAGGCCAAGCCAAAGATGTTACCATGAGCGAGTTTGCCGATATTTATCGGCAGAACCGCCCGTACACCCGCCCCGAATGTACGCTTTGGAAGGATATTTTGTATGGCTCCAGGCGGCAGCAATTCTGGTATGCTGACCCCTGGATGCGTGTCTGTTTGGATATGAACCAGGGCGGCGCAATGATTGACCTCCGGCCCTATGCGGCCAAACTGGTGCGGCCGTGCGGCGTGGGCACCAAACATCTCCAGGATGCCTCCTACCCCTTCCTGGTCCAATCCTATTATCGGGCGGGTTATTTTACACACTACGCCGGGGAAGGCGCCGTAAAAAGTTGTAAGTTCAGCCATCAGGGTGAAGAAGTAGACTTGT
This region of Anaerolineae bacterium genomic DNA includes:
- a CDS encoding sugar ABC transporter permease, whose product is MSILTFKRQRMSPYERRNLLLGLLFISPWLFGFLTWTVYPLASSFYYSLHRYDLVRPPVFLGLKNYIDFLTTDPHAGIVSYNTLYYVGLSAPFGVISAFLLASLLNTRVFGRSTFRAIFFFPAIVPAIVTAMVWRFLLNVQWGAINAALKGWGLPVIPFLANPGLAKPSLILIHMWAQGNAMVIFLATLQDVPRSLYEAATVDGANAWHKFWHITIPMCTPVILFNLVMGFIYGFQNFTLPWLLTSGGPNQATEFFAVHLYRNAFLYLRMGKASAMAWLLFVVIVLFTIILFKSSGRWVYYGGESS
- a CDS encoding carbohydrate ABC transporter permease is translated as MAVQTETVSSKSSVPIAYKKGELQKLGVSGVIAEIVKYLLLLALAVCFAFPFYWMMASALKDDPQIYTVPPIWIPNPAHWENFWNGWNVRNFNLFAINTIVRFAIPSTVGTVFSSAFIAYGFSRLRWPGRDVLFFICITTMMVPYQVVMVPLFIIFKQLDWINTYRPLVVPAFFGSPYFIFMLRQFFLTIPQELSDAARIDGASEFGILWHVILPLAKPALAVVALFQFIWAWNEYLGPLIYINQERLFPIALGLQALQRALNQSGFNPLIYPHLMAVSTIITIPIVIFFFLTQRTFIEGISLTGLKG